One Staphylococcus ratti DNA segment encodes these proteins:
- the nrdR gene encoding transcriptional regulator NrdR: MKCPKCQHTHSRVVDSRHVDDLNAIRRRRECEHCGTRFTTFEHIEMSPLIVVKKDGTRQQFNREKILNGLVRSCEKRPVRFQKLEEITNQVEWKLRDSGMAEISSRDIGEHVMDLLIDVDQVSYVRFASVYREFKDIDQLLKSMQGIINENKRSE, translated from the coding sequence GTGAAATGCCCGAAATGCCAACATACGCACTCCCGTGTTGTGGACTCAAGACATGTAGACGACCTCAATGCAATCAGAAGAAGACGTGAATGTGAGCATTGTGGAACACGTTTCACCACTTTCGAGCACATTGAAATGAGTCCGTTAATTGTCGTGAAAAAAGACGGGACACGTCAACAATTTAATCGAGAAAAAATCTTAAATGGACTTGTACGTTCTTGCGAAAAAAGACCTGTGCGTTTCCAAAAACTAGAAGAAATTACAAATCAAGTAGAATGGAAATTAAGAGACTCTGGTATGGCCGAAATTTCTTCACGAGATATTGGCGAACATGTAATGGATTTACTAATTGATGTCGATCAAGTGTCCTATGTTCGTTTTGCATCAGTTTATCGAGAGTTTAAAGATATCGATCAATTGTTAAAATCAATGCAAGGTATCATTAACGAAAATAAGCGGAGTGAATAA
- a CDS encoding replication initiation and membrane attachment family protein, with amino-acid sequence MVSMYQNQLMPHDGFIVIRPYHYHHVHQEVLNRLFIPLIGAEAVSYYQYLEQFQDSDFEAGYTHYTIMSELKINLLKFREKLDLLEGIGLLKTYVRHNEQTTQFVYELVSPPTPYNFFNDPMLSVYFYQVVGQTRFHDIKRFFIPKNKDLKGFSEVTKKFTDVFKVPKNQKHTNETYMRENRYEGVDLSDVAFDFELLKDMLQTQYVSREVISEPNKTTIVQLATLYRLSPDVMKTIILKSLNADQTLSLATLRKTAQDYYLIENQQALPALTEAEISATSDEGVNHAQTEVTNWEEWYDMMDNTSPIVMLTSWGDAEPTPQQKSMVEDLLTREKLSFGTINVLLQYVLLTKDQNLPKNYVLSVASSWKKNGVTDAKSAVEHAQKIKQKQAQSYTKNTNKAYHYQNKAPLHSKEKTPRWLTHPEEFKLADEDQERLAKEREAFLNKLKNKKRAGEKE; translated from the coding sequence ATGGTTTCTATGTATCAAAACCAACTTATGCCTCATGACGGATTTATTGTTATCCGTCCATACCATTATCATCACGTGCACCAAGAAGTATTGAATCGTTTATTCATCCCGCTTATCGGTGCTGAGGCAGTAAGTTATTATCAATATTTGGAGCAATTTCAAGATAGTGATTTTGAAGCAGGATATACACACTATACGATAATGTCAGAACTTAAAATCAATTTATTAAAGTTTCGAGAAAAACTTGATTTATTAGAAGGCATTGGTTTATTAAAAACATATGTCCGTCATAATGAGCAAACGACACAGTTTGTTTATGAGTTAGTCTCGCCACCAACGCCATACAATTTTTTTAATGATCCTATGTTGTCGGTGTATTTTTACCAAGTTGTCGGACAAACACGTTTTCATGATATTAAGCGCTTTTTTATACCTAAAAACAAAGATTTAAAAGGCTTTTCTGAAGTGACTAAAAAGTTTACAGATGTCTTTAAAGTTCCTAAAAATCAAAAACACACGAATGAAACGTATATGCGCGAGAATCGATATGAGGGCGTGGATTTATCAGATGTAGCGTTTGATTTTGAACTTTTAAAAGATATGTTACAAACACAATATGTGAGCCGAGAAGTTATTTCTGAACCAAATAAAACGACGATTGTACAATTGGCGACTTTATATCGCTTGTCTCCAGACGTTATGAAGACGATTATTTTAAAGTCATTAAATGCGGATCAAACACTTTCGCTTGCTACATTACGTAAAACGGCGCAAGATTATTACCTCATTGAAAACCAACAAGCGCTCCCGGCGCTAACAGAAGCAGAAATTTCAGCAACCTCGGATGAAGGGGTGAACCATGCTCAAACTGAAGTAACGAATTGGGAAGAATGGTATGACATGATGGACAATACGAGTCCTATTGTGATGCTTACATCTTGGGGAGATGCTGAACCGACGCCGCAACAAAAATCAATGGTTGAAGACTTATTGACGCGAGAGAAATTGAGTTTCGGTACGATAAACGTTTTATTACAGTATGTATTGTTGACTAAAGACCAAAACTTACCTAAAAATTATGTACTTTCAGTCGCTTCAAGTTGGAAGAAAAATGGTGTGACAGATGCTAAATCTGCGGTTGAACACGCACAAAAAATTAAACAAAAGCAAGCACAGTCTTACACTAAAAACACGAATAAAGCCTATCATTATCAAAATAAGGCGCCCTTACATTCTAAAGAAAAAACACCGCGTTGGTTAACGCATCCGGAAGAGTTTAAGCTGGCAGATGAAGATCAAGAACGTCTTGCAAAAGAAAGAGAGGCGTTTTTAAACAAACTTAAAAATAAAAAGCGGGCAGGTGAGAAAGAATGA
- the dnaI gene encoding primosomal protein DnaI — protein MKSFRHIMGSSEAFEKRIAKIKRDVLQDPDVKRFLEAHQETLTNRIIDEDLNILQEYKDQQKTYDDNHDYENCPNFVKGHIPELYLENNRIKIRYKPCPCKIKHDEAKFYNNMITSFHMHPDTLNAKIKDIYMNRQNRLKLAMHLDEMIDQMIAREPTKGLYLYGEFGTGKSFILGAIANELKSNRVPSTIIYVPEFIRTLKSGFKDGSTDRRVKEVREAPVLFLDDIGAEEISPWVRDEVLGPILHYRMIQNLPTFFSSNLNLEELEHHLAVTRGGTEVTKAARIMERIKTLTKAYHLEGENYRKR, from the coding sequence ATGAAGTCATTTCGTCATATTATGGGATCGAGTGAAGCGTTTGAGAAGCGGATTGCAAAAATTAAGCGAGATGTATTACAAGACCCAGACGTTAAACGTTTTTTAGAAGCTCATCAAGAAACTTTGACTAATCGTATCATTGATGAAGATTTAAATATTTTACAAGAATATAAAGACCAACAAAAAACGTACGATGACAATCACGATTATGAAAACTGTCCTAATTTCGTAAAAGGGCATATTCCTGAGTTATACCTTGAAAATAACCGTATCAAAATTAGATATAAACCATGCCCGTGTAAAATCAAACATGATGAAGCTAAATTTTATAATAATATGATAACGTCATTTCATATGCATCCAGATACGTTAAACGCTAAAATCAAAGATATTTATATGAATCGGCAAAATCGGTTGAAATTGGCAATGCATTTAGACGAAATGATTGATCAAATGATTGCCCGTGAACCGACTAAAGGACTTTACTTGTACGGTGAATTTGGTACGGGCAAATCTTTTATACTCGGTGCGATAGCGAACGAGTTAAAAAGTAATCGCGTACCGTCTACGATTATTTACGTACCTGAATTTATTCGAACGCTTAAAAGTGGTTTTAAAGATGGCTCAACGGATAGGCGTGTAAAAGAAGTGAGAGAAGCCCCTGTATTATTTTTAGATGATATTGGCGCAGAAGAAATCTCTCCATGGGTTCGTGATGAGGTGCTAGGGCCGATACTACATTACCGTATGATTCAAAATTTACCTACATTTTTTAGCTCGAACTTAAATTTAGAGGAACTTGAACACCATTTAGCTGTCACAAGAGGTGGTACAGAAGTTACAAAAGCTGCGCGTATTATGGAACGCATTAAAACGTTAACAAAAGCGTATCATCTTGAAGGAGAAAATTATAGAAAACGTTGA
- the thrS gene encoding threonine--tRNA ligase, translating to MSEISIRFPDGNEKSFEKGITTEEIAQSISPGLRKKAVAGKFNQQLVDLTAPLEENGDIEIVTPGSDEALEVLRHSTAHLMAHAIKRLYGDVNFGVGPVIDDGFYYDFDMETKVSSDDFEKIEKTMKQIVNENLPIERRVVSRDEAKAFFSEDPYKLELIDAIPEDETVTLYSQGEFTDLCRGVHVPSTAKIKEFKLLSTAGAYWRGDSNNKMLQRIYGTAFFDKKDLKAHLQMLEERKERDHRRIGKDLELFTNNQLVGAGLPLWLPNGATIRREIERYIVDKEINFGYDHVYTPVMANTNLYKTSGHWDHYQDDMFPVMQLDEDEAMVLRPMNCPHHMMIYANKPHSYRELPIRIAELGTMHRYEASGAVSGLQRVRGMTLNDAHIFVRPDQIKDEFKRVVNMIIDVYKDFGFEDYRFRLSYRDPEDKEKYFDDDEMWIKAESMLKEASDELGLVYEEALGEAAFYGPKLDVQVKTAMGKEETLSTVQLDFLLPERFDLNYIGKDGEQHRPVVIHRGVVSTMERFVAFLTEETKGAFPTWLAPQQVEIIPVNVDLHYDYAKQIHDELKSQGVRVRIDDRNEKMGYKIREAQMKKIPYQLVVGDKEVENNEVNVRKYGSKDQETIEKDEFIWNLIDEIRLKKKR from the coding sequence ATGTCTGAAATTAGTATTCGCTTTCCGGATGGAAATGAAAAAAGTTTTGAAAAAGGGATAACAACAGAAGAAATCGCACAATCTATTAGTCCTGGTTTACGTAAAAAAGCAGTAGCAGGAAAATTTAATCAACAATTGGTGGATTTAACAGCGCCTTTAGAAGAAAACGGGGACATTGAAATTGTTACACCAGGAAGTGACGAAGCGTTAGAAGTGTTACGTCACTCTACAGCGCACTTAATGGCGCACGCAATTAAACGTCTTTATGGAGATGTGAATTTTGGAGTAGGCCCTGTCATTGATGATGGTTTTTATTACGACTTTGATATGGAAACTAAAGTTTCTAGCGATGATTTTGAAAAAATAGAAAAAACAATGAAACAAATTGTAAATGAAAATCTTCCAATCGAACGTCGTGTTGTATCACGAGACGAAGCAAAAGCATTTTTCAGTGAGGATCCATATAAGTTAGAGCTTATTGATGCAATTCCTGAAGATGAAACTGTCACATTATACTCACAAGGAGAATTCACTGATTTATGTCGCGGCGTCCATGTGCCGTCAACTGCTAAAATTAAAGAATTCAAATTGCTTTCAACAGCAGGCGCGTACTGGCGTGGAGATAGTAATAACAAAATGCTTCAACGTATATATGGCACAGCGTTTTTTGACAAAAAAGATTTAAAAGCGCACTTACAAATGCTTGAAGAACGTAAAGAGCGCGATCATAGACGTATCGGTAAAGACTTAGAGCTTTTCACAAACAACCAATTGGTCGGTGCAGGATTGCCGCTATGGTTACCAAACGGGGCGACAATTCGCCGTGAAATCGAACGTTACATTGTTGATAAAGAAATCAATTTTGGATACGACCACGTGTATACACCGGTGATGGCAAATACCAATTTATATAAAACATCAGGACATTGGGACCACTACCAAGACGATATGTTTCCTGTAATGCAACTTGATGAAGATGAAGCGATGGTGTTACGTCCGATGAACTGTCCGCATCATATGATGATTTATGCCAATAAGCCGCATTCATATCGTGAACTGCCAATTCGTATTGCAGAGCTTGGTACAATGCATCGTTATGAGGCAAGTGGTGCAGTATCTGGTTTACAACGTGTGCGTGGAATGACGCTTAATGATGCACACATTTTTGTACGTCCAGATCAAATCAAAGATGAATTCAAACGCGTTGTGAATATGATTATTGATGTGTATAAAGATTTTGGGTTTGAAGATTATCGCTTTAGATTAAGTTATCGTGATCCTGAAGATAAAGAGAAATATTTCGATGATGATGAGATGTGGATTAAAGCAGAATCTATGTTGAAAGAAGCATCTGATGAACTCGGGTTAGTATACGAAGAAGCGCTTGGGGAAGCAGCTTTTTATGGACCTAAGCTTGATGTCCAAGTTAAAACAGCAATGGGTAAAGAAGAAACGTTATCTACGGTTCAACTTGACTTCTTATTGCCTGAACGTTTTGACTTAAATTACATCGGTAAAGACGGCGAGCAACATCGACCAGTTGTAATTCACCGCGGTGTCGTTTCTACTATGGAACGTTTTGTTGCCTTCTTAACTGAGGAAACAAAAGGTGCATTTCCAACATGGTTAGCGCCACAACAAGTTGAAATTATTCCTGTTAATGTTGATTTACATTATGATTATGCGAAACAAATTCATGATGAGCTTAAATCACAAGGTGTTCGAGTTCGAATCGACGACCGTAATGAAAAAATGGGTTACAAAATCCGTGAAGCTCAAATGAAAAAAATACCATATCAACTCGTTGTTGGGGATAAAGAAGTTGAAAACAACGAAGTGAATGTGAGAAAATACGGCTCTAAAGATCAAGAAACAATCGAAAAAGATGAATTCATTTGGAATTTGATTGACGAAATTCGTTTAAAAAAGAAACGATAA
- a CDS encoding amino acid permease — protein sequence MNQVHSEKDNTVQRQLKDRHISMIAIGGAIGTGLFMTSGGAIGDAGPLGALLGYSIIGIMVFFLMTSLGEMATYLPVSGSFSTYATRFVDPSLGFALGWNYWFNWVITVAADVTIAAQVIQYWAPLQFLPAWAWSCLFMCVIFSLNALSVKVYGESEYWFAFIKVATVIIFIIVGLLTIFGIMGGPAVGFDTFTKGDAPILGDSLGGSLLAIFGVFLIAGFSFQGTELVGITAGESENPQRAVPKAIKQVFWRILLFYVFAIFIIGMLIPYDNPALMGGKNDIATSPFTLVFKNAGLAFAASFMNAVILTSVLSAGNSGMYASTRMLYSMSKDRLAARVFGSTNKNGTPIVSMLATAAVVVFIFAVQHLSGNAYEYIVAASGLTGFIAWVGIAISHYRFRKAFEAQNYDKDKLVYKAKLFPFGPILAGVLCIVVIIGQDVDFIQSGQFDFNRFLITYMGIPVFLGFFIYHKLRYKTKLIPLKEVNLDPSVTTKEKNFQKHVD from the coding sequence ATGAATCAGGTTCATTCGGAAAAAGACAACACTGTTCAAAGACAACTTAAAGATCGACATATTTCGATGATTGCCATCGGTGGAGCAATTGGGACAGGGTTATTTATGACGTCAGGCGGTGCCATTGGAGACGCTGGCCCGCTGGGGGCACTACTCGGTTATTCCATCATTGGTATCATGGTGTTTTTCTTAATGACATCATTAGGAGAAATGGCCACTTATCTACCTGTCTCAGGGTCATTTAGTACGTACGCAACACGTTTTGTAGATCCGTCACTAGGGTTTGCGTTAGGTTGGAATTACTGGTTCAACTGGGTGATTACTGTTGCGGCTGATGTGACTATTGCAGCGCAAGTGATTCAATATTGGGCACCTTTACAATTTTTACCAGCTTGGGCTTGGAGTTGCCTATTTATGTGTGTGATTTTTAGTTTGAATGCACTATCTGTAAAAGTTTATGGTGAAAGTGAATATTGGTTTGCTTTTATTAAAGTAGCAACAGTTATTATTTTCATTATCGTTGGATTATTAACAATTTTTGGTATTATGGGCGGACCAGCTGTAGGTTTTGATACGTTTACTAAAGGTGATGCTCCAATTTTAGGAGATAGTTTGGGCGGAAGTTTACTTGCTATTTTTGGTGTTTTCTTAATTGCAGGTTTCTCATTCCAAGGTACGGAATTAGTAGGGATTACTGCAGGAGAATCTGAAAACCCTCAACGTGCTGTACCTAAAGCGATCAAACAAGTTTTCTGGCGTATATTGTTATTTTATGTTTTTGCGATCTTCATCATTGGTATGTTGATTCCTTATGACAATCCAGCGCTAATGGGTGGAAAAAATGACATTGCAACGTCACCTTTTACGTTAGTATTTAAAAATGCAGGTTTAGCATTTGCAGCCTCATTTATGAATGCGGTCATCCTCACTTCAGTACTTTCAGCGGGGAACTCGGGTATGTATGCAAGTACGCGTATGCTTTATTCAATGAGTAAAGACCGTCTTGCAGCACGTGTTTTTGGAAGCACAAATAAAAATGGTACACCTATTGTATCAATGCTTGCAACAGCAGCCGTTGTAGTTTTTATTTTTGCAGTGCAACATTTGAGTGGTAACGCATATGAATACATCGTAGCAGCAAGTGGTTTGACTGGATTCATCGCTTGGGTCGGTATTGCAATTAGCCATTACCGTTTTAGGAAAGCTTTTGAGGCTCAAAATTACGATAAAGACAAATTAGTTTATAAAGCGAAATTATTCCCATTCGGTCCGATTTTAGCAGGTGTACTATGTATCGTTGTTATTATTGGACAAGATGTTGATTTTATTCAAAGTGGTCAGTTTGATTTTAATCGCTTTTTAATTACGTATATGGGTATTCCGGTATTTTTAGGCTTCTTTATTTACCATAAGTTAAGATATAAAACGAAATTAATTCCTTTGAAAGAGGTTAACTTAGATCCTTCAGTGACAACTAAAGAAAAAAACTTTCAGAAACATGTTGACTAA
- the infC gene encoding translation initiation factor IF-3 gives MSTIAKDQTQVNEKIRAKELRVIGQNGDQIGVKTKNEALEMAERLGLDVVVVAPNAKPPVARIMDYGKYKFEQQKKEKEMKKKQKIINVKEIRLSPTIEEHDFNTKLKNGRKFLSKGDKVKVSIRFRGRAITHKEIGQRVLEKFADECKDIASVEQKAKMEGRQMFLMLAPINEKKTTINRRNSLCLK, from the coding sequence GTGTCAACCATAGCTAAGGATCAAACGCAAGTTAATGAAAAGATTCGCGCAAAAGAATTACGTGTTATCGGTCAAAACGGTGACCAAATTGGTGTGAAAACCAAAAATGAAGCATTAGAAATGGCAGAACGTCTAGGCTTAGATGTTGTTGTTGTGGCACCTAATGCGAAACCGCCTGTTGCTCGTATTATGGACTATGGTAAGTACAAATTTGAGCAACAAAAGAAAGAAAAAGAAATGAAAAAGAAACAAAAAATTATCAACGTGAAAGAAATCCGTTTAAGTCCTACAATTGAAGAACATGACTTCAATACAAAACTTAAAAACGGACGTAAATTCTTATCTAAAGGTGATAAAGTTAAAGTTTCTATTCGTTTCAGAGGGCGTGCAATTACGCATAAAGAAATTGGACAACGCGTTTTAGAAAAGTTTGCAGATGAATGTAAAGACATTGCTTCTGTTGAACAAAAGGCTAAAATGGAAGGCCGTCAAATGTTTCTTATGTTAGCCCCAATTAACGAAAAAAAAACAACGATTAATAGGAGGAACTCACTATGCCTAAAATGA
- the rpmI gene encoding 50S ribosomal protein L35, with protein sequence MPKMKTHRGAAKRVKRTGSGQLKRSRAYTSHLFANKSTKQKRQLRKASLVSKSDAKRVSQLLTYVK encoded by the coding sequence ATGCCTAAAATGAAAACTCATCGCGGAGCAGCGAAACGTGTTAAAAGAACTGGATCTGGTCAATTAAAGCGTTCTAGAGCTTACACTTCTCACTTATTCGCAAACAAATCAACGAAACAAAAACGCCAATTACGTAAAGCATCATTAGTATCTAAAAGCGATGCAAAACGCGTAAGCCAATTATTAACATACGTTAAATAA
- the rplT gene encoding 50S ribosomal protein L20 has protein sequence MPRVKGGTVTRARRKKTIKLAKGYFGAKSTLYKVAKQQVMKSGQYSFRDRRQRKRDFRKLWITRINAAARQHDISYSRLMNGLKTAGIDINRKMLSEIAISDDKAFGELVAKAKDALK, from the coding sequence ATGCCACGTGTTAAAGGTGGAACAGTAACAAGAGCGCGTCGTAAAAAGACGATCAAATTAGCAAAAGGTTACTTCGGTGCAAAAAGTACATTATATAAAGTAGCAAAACAACAAGTGATGAAATCAGGTCAATATTCATTCCGTGACCGTCGTCAAAGAAAACGTGACTTCCGTAAATTATGGATTACACGTATTAACGCTGCTGCACGTCAACATGACATTAGCTACTCTCGTTTAATGAACGGCTTAAAAACTGCTGGTATCGATATTAACCGTAAAATGCTTTCTGAAATCGCGATTTCAGATGACAAAGCTTTCGGTGAATTAGTAGCTAAAGCGAAAGACGCTTTAAAATAA
- a CDS encoding NUDIX domain-containing protein: MSKFDEQIAVVKRQLLFDNETNTFNGFISKDDSKSAQIFKALNEYEIKRRGDMEEDPSFKQLISYCLLENENGEILVYERLTGGGEARLHGQGSIGVGGHMNDVPDAQSIEALITVNASRELEEEVGLVVSDANALEHVGFINDDTNEVGKVHIGVVFKIKVDANEIEAKETDTLKIEWRALNTITDLEQFESWSALILKEMK, encoded by the coding sequence ATGTCTAAATTTGATGAGCAAATCGCAGTAGTCAAACGTCAATTACTGTTTGACAATGAAACCAACACATTCAATGGATTTATATCTAAAGACGATTCAAAAAGTGCACAAATTTTTAAAGCATTAAATGAATATGAAATTAAACGCCGCGGAGATATGGAGGAAGATCCATCTTTTAAGCAATTGATATCGTATTGTTTACTTGAAAATGAAAACGGTGAAATACTCGTCTATGAGCGTTTAACTGGTGGAGGAGAAGCACGTTTACATGGCCAAGGTTCAATAGGTGTTGGCGGGCATATGAATGATGTTCCTGATGCACAATCCATCGAGGCATTAATTACTGTTAATGCAAGTCGAGAGCTTGAAGAAGAGGTAGGCTTAGTCGTATCCGATGCCAATGCATTAGAGCATGTTGGATTTATCAATGATGATACGAATGAAGTGGGCAAAGTCCACATTGGCGTTGTGTTCAAAATTAAGGTGGACGCTAATGAAATTGAAGCGAAAGAAACGGATACATTGAAAATTGAATGGAGAGCTTTGAATACGATTA